Proteins encoded together in one Qingshengfaniella alkalisoli window:
- a CDS encoding beta-ketoacyl-ACP synthase III: MTTRAVVRGVGHYLPERIVPNEEFTKTLDTSDEWIRSRSGIERRHFAAEGETTSDLATRAARLALDDAGMTPDDIDAIIVATSTPDLTFPSAATMVQSALGMTSGFAFDVQAVCAGFVFALANANALIVSGQAKRILVIGAETFSRIMDWTDRSTCVLFGDGAGALILESEDAEGSAADRGILASDLNSDGRFRDLLYVDGGVSTGTTGHLRMEGKEVFRHAVEKLAKTAHSALDKAGLTGEDVDWIVPHQANLRIIKATAQKMNVPMDRVVVTVQDHGNTSAASIPLALSVGRSRGQIKPDDVVVIEAIGGGLAWGALVLRW; the protein is encoded by the coding sequence ATGACAACACGCGCTGTCGTCCGGGGGGTCGGACATTACCTTCCGGAACGTATCGTTCCCAACGAAGAATTCACCAAAACACTGGACACCAGTGATGAATGGATTCGGTCGCGTTCCGGAATCGAGCGGCGCCACTTTGCCGCTGAAGGCGAAACAACATCCGATCTGGCGACGCGTGCAGCCCGCCTGGCATTGGACGATGCGGGCATGACCCCCGACGATATCGACGCGATCATCGTTGCCACTTCGACACCGGATCTAACCTTTCCCTCTGCGGCAACGATGGTGCAAAGCGCGCTCGGCATGACCAGTGGTTTTGCCTTTGATGTGCAGGCCGTATGCGCGGGCTTCGTATTTGCCTTGGCCAACGCCAACGCATTGATCGTTTCGGGGCAGGCAAAGCGAATCCTCGTGATCGGGGCCGAAACCTTCAGCCGGATCATGGACTGGACGGATCGGTCGACCTGCGTGCTGTTCGGCGATGGCGCGGGAGCGCTTATACTGGAATCCGAAGACGCCGAAGGCAGCGCTGCCGATCGTGGTATCCTGGCGTCCGACCTGAATTCCGACGGTCGTTTCCGCGATCTCCTGTATGTAGATGGCGGTGTATCGACCGGCACGACCGGGCATCTGCGCATGGAAGGCAAGGAAGTCTTCCGCCATGCTGTCGAAAAGCTGGCCAAGACGGCGCATTCGGCACTGGATAAGGCCGGGCTGACAGGCGAGGACGTGGACTGGATCGTTCCCCATCAGGCCAATCTGCGGATTATCAAGGCCACCGCGCAGAAGATGAATGTTCCCATGGATCGCGTTGTCGTGACGGTTCAGGACCATGGCAACACTTCTGCCGCATCCATCCCGTTGGCGCTGTCCGTGGGGCGTTCACGTGGGCAAATCAAACCGGATGATGTCGTCGTGATCGAGGCCATCGGCGGCGGTTTGGCGTGGGGTGCGCTGGTTCTGCGCTGGTAG
- the ihfA gene encoding integration host factor subunit alpha, giving the protein MGKTLTRMDLSEAVFREVGLSRNESADLVESVLEHISDALVSGESVKISSFGTFNIRDKAERVGRNPKTGEEVPILPRRVLTFRPSHLMKDRVAQGNKR; this is encoded by the coding sequence ATGGGCAAGACACTGACCCGCATGGATCTCAGTGAAGCGGTATTTCGTGAAGTCGGACTTTCCAGAAACGAGTCGGCAGATCTTGTCGAGTCGGTGCTGGAACATATCAGTGACGCGCTCGTTTCGGGCGAGTCGGTAAAAATTTCGTCTTTCGGAACGTTCAACATTCGCGACAAGGCGGAACGGGTCGGTCGCAACCCCAAGACCGGCGAAGAGGTTCCGATCCTTCCCCGACGCGTGCTGACCTTCCGGCCCTCCCACCTGATGAAAGACAGGGTCGCGCAAGGCAACAAGCGCTAG
- a CDS encoding MerR family transcriptional regulator, producing the protein MNKSRNAFRTISEVAEWLGTPTHVIRFWESRFPQISPVKGSGGRRYFRPEDMRLLGGIKHLLHGEGHTIKAVQRRLASEGVQAISAYSHPLNQAAPPCKRDTPKDTQAPSETETITESPAQATLPGLDHIPQDPDDQAHINPVLPFSAELRGTDPGTATNATAIRDAYARLQKLRDRLKD; encoded by the coding sequence ATGAATAAATCCCGGAACGCGTTCAGAACGATTAGCGAAGTGGCCGAGTGGCTCGGCACTCCGACGCATGTGATCCGCTTCTGGGAAAGTCGCTTTCCGCAGATCAGCCCGGTAAAAGGATCAGGGGGCCGACGTTACTTCCGACCCGAAGACATGCGCCTTCTGGGCGGGATCAAGCATTTGCTGCATGGTGAAGGCCACACGATCAAGGCCGTACAACGCAGGCTGGCCTCCGAGGGTGTTCAGGCGATTTCCGCTTACAGCCACCCGTTGAACCAGGCGGCTCCGCCGTGCAAACGCGATACACCCAAGGACACGCAAGCGCCTTCAGAAACGGAAACCATCACAGAATCGCCCGCGCAAGCCACCCTGCCCGGTCTGGATCACATTCCGCAAGATCCAGACGATCAGGCTCACATCAACCCGGTTCTGCCGTTCAGCGCTGAGCTCCGCGGAACAGACCCTGGCACCGCGACGAACGCGACCGCGATACGCGACGCCTACGCCCGACTGCAAAAACTCCGCGACCGCCTGAAAGACTGA
- a CDS encoding 2'-deoxycytidine 5'-triphosphate deaminase, translating into MTSNTGVLASQDILKMVEDGQIIGARRIWDAQYQPASLDLRLGTVAYRIRASFLPGAMSTVGNRLAEFEMHRIDLGPGAVLEKGCVYLVPLMESLDLPETIQAVANAKSSTGRLDLLTRVVIDNGTEFDRIPAGYKGPLFAEICPRSFSVLVRPGMRLNQIRCRHGQSILSDDDLLELQDSQQLVNGPAHIEDGVGFSVDLTPGDDDLVGYRAKPHTGVIDLDMIGHYDVRDFWDPVRVDRGNIILDPGAFYILVSREAVHIPPDCAAEMAPYMALVGEFRVHYAGFFDPGFGNAAAGGQGSRGVLEVRCHEAPFVLEHGQRVGRLIYERMRTRPDRLYGADLQSNYQGQGLKLSKHFKPA; encoded by the coding sequence ATGACCAGCAACACCGGCGTTCTCGCCTCGCAAGACATCCTCAAAATGGTCGAAGACGGCCAGATCATCGGCGCTCGACGGATCTGGGACGCGCAATACCAGCCAGCGTCGCTCGATTTGCGGCTTGGAACTGTCGCCTATCGCATCCGCGCGTCTTTCCTGCCCGGCGCCATGTCCACCGTGGGCAACCGTCTGGCGGAATTCGAGATGCACCGGATTGATCTGGGCCCCGGTGCAGTCCTAGAAAAGGGCTGCGTCTATCTGGTGCCGCTGATGGAAAGCCTCGACCTGCCCGAGACAATCCAGGCCGTGGCAAATGCCAAGAGTTCCACCGGGCGTCTCGATCTGCTGACGCGCGTGGTCATCGACAACGGCACCGAATTCGACCGCATTCCCGCTGGATACAAAGGACCCCTATTTGCCGAGATCTGCCCGCGCAGCTTTTCTGTCCTCGTCCGTCCCGGCATGCGGCTCAACCAGATCCGCTGTCGGCACGGGCAGTCCATCCTGAGCGATGACGACCTGCTGGAACTGCAAGACAGCCAACAGTTGGTGAACGGTCCCGCCCATATCGAGGATGGGGTCGGCTTTTCCGTCGATCTTACGCCCGGTGACGATGATCTTGTCGGATACCGTGCCAAGCCGCATACCGGCGTGATCGATCTGGACATGATCGGCCATTACGACGTGCGCGATTTCTGGGATCCAGTGCGGGTCGATCGAGGCAACATCATCCTCGATCCCGGCGCGTTTTACATTCTCGTCAGCCGTGAGGCCGTCCACATTCCCCCGGACTGTGCGGCGGAAATGGCCCCTTATATGGCTTTGGTCGGAGAATTCCGCGTGCATTACGCTGGCTTCTTCGATCCCGGATTCGGCAATGCCGCCGCCGGTGGCCAGGGATCGCGCGGCGTGCTGGAAGTGCGCTGCCATGAAGCGCCCTTCGTCCTCGAACACGGGCAGCGGGTGGGCAGGCTGATCTATGAACGCATGCGCACGCGCCCTGACCGGCTCTACGGAGCCGACTTGCAGTCGAACTATCAAGGGCAAGGGCTGAAACTGTCAAAGCACTTCAAGCCCGCCTGA
- the scpB gene encoding SMC-Scp complex subunit ScpB: MSDTFSSPENEASLFEAPAMEEQERMVEAILFACAEPVTLRELIGRLPHGSDPEEALNNLAKRYDGRGVRLQRMGSGWAFRTAPDLAFLMQKETVETRKLSRAAVETLAIIAYHQPVTRAEIEEIRGVSVSRGTIDQLLEMDWIRIGRRKMTPGRPATFVVTDAFLDHFSLESARDLPGIKELRAAGLLDNRPTPEFSAARQDDQDEASDDTQDALFKDDD; encoded by the coding sequence ATGAGCGACACTTTCTCCAGCCCCGAGAACGAGGCCAGCCTGTTTGAAGCGCCCGCGATGGAGGAACAGGAACGCATGGTCGAAGCGATCCTGTTTGCCTGTGCCGAACCGGTGACTTTGCGCGAATTGATTGGCCGCCTGCCACATGGCTCGGATCCGGAAGAGGCGCTGAACAATCTTGCCAAACGCTATGACGGGCGCGGCGTGCGTCTTCAGCGGATGGGCTCGGGTTGGGCGTTTCGAACCGCGCCGGATCTGGCCTTCCTGATGCAGAAGGAAACGGTGGAGACCCGCAAGCTGAGCCGTGCGGCGGTAGAGACGCTGGCCATCATCGCTTATCACCAACCGGTGACGCGTGCCGAGATCGAAGAAATTCGCGGCGTCAGTGTCAGCCGCGGTACAATAGACCAGCTGCTGGAAATGGATTGGATCAGGATTGGTCGACGCAAAATGACGCCGGGCCGTCCCGCCACCTTCGTTGTAACGGATGCGTTTCTGGACCATTTCAGCCTTGAAAGCGCCCGCGATCTGCCCGGCATCAAGGAGCTGCGCGCCGCAGGGTTGCTCGACAACCGCCCGACACCCGAATTTTCCGCTGCGCGGCAGGACGATCAGGACGAAGCGTCGGACGACACACAGGATGCGTTATTCAAAGACGACGATTGA
- a CDS encoding segregation and condensation protein A: MSDADTGNVTALEVRLAAEALIIDVDGFEGPLDLLLTLSRTQKVDLRKISILALAEQYLLFVNKAKQLRIELAADYLVMAAWLAFLKSRLLLPPDPEDEGPSGEELAAHLAFQLERLQAMRNAAAQLMARDQLGRDVFARGLTETVSRSRRVSYTASLLDLMQAYARIRTKDEFRPFVMDRDAVLTMEQALDRMRPLIGFAGDWTDLSTYMPDGWSDDPAKRRSAMASTFAASLELVKAGQAELRQSESFAPIQLRRKPDGK, encoded by the coding sequence ATGTCTGACGCTGACACCGGCAACGTCACCGCGCTTGAGGTCAGGCTTGCAGCCGAAGCTCTGATCATCGATGTGGACGGGTTCGAGGGGCCGTTGGATCTGTTGCTGACGCTTTCGCGCACGCAGAAAGTGGATCTGCGTAAGATTTCCATCCTTGCGCTGGCGGAGCAGTATCTTCTGTTCGTCAACAAAGCGAAACAGCTACGCATCGAGCTGGCCGCCGATTATCTTGTGATGGCCGCTTGGCTCGCCTTTCTGAAATCGCGCCTGTTGCTACCGCCTGATCCGGAAGACGAAGGGCCTTCCGGCGAGGAACTGGCCGCTCATCTGGCTTTCCAGCTGGAGCGGCTTCAGGCGATGCGCAACGCGGCGGCCCAGCTTATGGCGCGCGATCAACTGGGCCGCGACGTCTTCGCACGCGGGCTGACCGAAACCGTGTCCCGCAGTCGGCGGGTCAGTTACACTGCATCGCTGCTGGATCTGATGCAGGCCTATGCGCGAATAAGGACGAAGGACGAGTTCCGCCCCTTCGTGATGGATCGCGATGCGGTTCTAACCATGGAACAGGCGTTGGACCGGATGCGTCCCCTGATCGGCTTTGCCGGCGATTGGACGGATCTGTCGACCTATATGCCCGATGGCTGGAGCGATGATCCGGCGAAGCGTCGCTCGGCCATGGCATCGACATTCGCGGCATCGCTGGAGCTGGTAAAGGCGGGGCAGGCGGAACTGCGGCAATCGGAATCATTCGCGCCCATTCAGTTAAGACGGAAGCCGGACGGTAAATGA
- the nagZ gene encoding beta-N-acetylhexosaminidase, with product MSERTQGAYIFGCTGTELTANERDFFREADPFGFILFARNIDTPDQVIALTAALRDAVGREAPILIDQEGGRVQRLQAPHWHEWLPALDQMEQAGPAKAGRAMYIRSRLIAAELREVGIDGNCSPLGDIARVDTHPVLKNRCYGYGPETVTSAARAVADGLLDGGVLPVMKHMPGHGLSTLDTHLELPKVDADLERLKQADFVPFQALCELPMGMTAHIVFSEIDPDHPATQSGIVIDLIRQQIGFDGLLMTDDLSMHALEGDMTDRTRKALDAGCDVVLHCHAVMSEMEDVVATAGRLSGKGAERATSALSARRTPDPIDAHGLHAELAAILREGVHV from the coding sequence ATGAGCGAACGGACACAAGGCGCTTATATTTTCGGATGTACCGGAACTGAACTGACGGCGAATGAACGTGACTTCTTTCGCGAGGCTGATCCGTTCGGGTTCATCCTGTTTGCTCGCAACATCGATACGCCGGATCAGGTGATCGCGCTGACCGCCGCCTTGCGTGATGCCGTGGGGAGAGAAGCTCCAATACTGATTGATCAAGAAGGTGGGCGCGTTCAGCGACTGCAGGCACCCCACTGGCATGAATGGTTGCCCGCGCTCGATCAGATGGAACAGGCTGGCCCCGCCAAGGCCGGTCGCGCCATGTATATCCGCAGCCGCCTGATTGCCGCAGAACTGCGTGAGGTCGGCATCGACGGCAATTGCTCGCCCCTTGGCGACATCGCGCGCGTCGACACGCATCCCGTCCTGAAAAACCGCTGCTATGGCTACGGGCCGGAAACGGTGACCAGCGCTGCGCGTGCGGTGGCCGATGGGCTTCTGGATGGCGGGGTTTTACCCGTAATGAAGCATATGCCGGGTCACGGGTTGTCGACGCTGGACACGCATCTGGAACTGCCGAAGGTCGATGCCGATCTCGAAAGACTGAAACAGGCCGACTTCGTTCCGTTCCAAGCGCTATGCGAGTTACCGATGGGTATGACGGCGCATATCGTGTTCTCCGAGATTGACCCGGATCACCCGGCCACCCAGTCAGGCATCGTGATTGACCTCATCAGGCAACAGATCGGATTTGACGGACTGCTGATGACGGATGACCTGTCGATGCATGCGCTTGAGGGCGATATGACGGACCGCACGAGAAAGGCCTTGGACGCCGGTTGTGATGTGGTGCTGCACTGTCACGCAGTGATGAGTGAGATGGAAGACGTCGTAGCGACAGCCGGCCGCTTGTCTGGGAAAGGTGCCGAACGCGCGACGTCGGCGTTGTCTGCCCGGCGCACACCCGACCCGATTGACGCGCATGGACTGCACGCTGAGCTTGCGGCCATCCTTCGGGAAGGTGTGCATGTCTGA
- a CDS encoding SPOR domain-containing protein codes for MAYSEAFEEEPRPSFRGRGFFATLMGWAGAASSLALVGGLGWWATDLALRDARGVPVVRAMEGPARIAPENPGGFQADHQGLAVNNVASEGENEVQVDKLVLAPEPVGVADEDVAVAELGEMPDAEVMDPATQLAGSPQTVTEGDPGDNLDEQLAQVDEEPQEEQVASIDANEVTVPRPVARPSQRSQVSTQSAQPTSQPAQQSKSLDDIMRASVNSAIEEALGESGAGAEGEPQAALDTGDRMEMVTRASANVSQMETLRISAGTRLVQLGAFDSPEMAQAAWNNIAANFDTYVAGKQQVIEPAHSNGRTFYRLRVAGFDDLTSARNFCSVLLAEQADCIPVLTR; via the coding sequence ATGGCATATTCCGAGGCTTTCGAAGAGGAGCCGCGCCCCAGCTTTCGGGGCAGGGGGTTCTTTGCGACGCTCATGGGCTGGGCCGGTGCAGCGTCGTCGCTCGCGCTTGTGGGCGGGCTTGGCTGGTGGGCGACCGATCTGGCCCTGCGCGATGCGCGCGGTGTGCCTGTCGTCAGAGCAATGGAAGGCCCTGCACGGATAGCGCCCGAGAATCCCGGCGGGTTTCAGGCCGATCACCAAGGTTTGGCAGTGAACAATGTCGCGTCCGAGGGCGAGAACGAAGTGCAAGTTGACAAGTTGGTGCTGGCGCCCGAACCCGTTGGCGTCGCCGATGAAGATGTTGCCGTGGCTGAACTGGGCGAGATGCCCGATGCCGAGGTCATGGATCCTGCCACGCAGCTTGCGGGATCGCCGCAGACGGTGACAGAAGGAGATCCTGGAGACAATCTGGACGAGCAGCTTGCACAGGTCGACGAGGAACCGCAGGAAGAGCAGGTCGCGTCGATCGACGCCAATGAGGTGACGGTGCCGCGCCCCGTTGCGCGTCCCTCCCAGCGTTCGCAGGTTTCGACCCAAAGCGCGCAGCCTACGTCGCAGCCTGCACAACAGTCGAAATCGCTTGACGATATCATGCGCGCTTCCGTCAACTCCGCGATCGAAGAAGCGCTTGGTGAGTCGGGGGCGGGCGCGGAAGGCGAGCCGCAGGCAGCACTGGATACCGGCGACCGGATGGAAATGGTCACGCGTGCATCCGCGAATGTAAGCCAGATGGAGACGCTGCGGATATCTGCTGGCACGCGTTTGGTGCAGCTTGGTGCGTTCGACAGCCCCGAGATGGCCCAAGCCGCCTGGAACAACATCGCAGCGAATTTCGACACTTATGTCGCCGGGAAGCAGCAAGTGATCGAACCCGCGCACAGCAATGGCCGCACCTTTTACAGGTTGCGGGTGGCCGGGTTTGACGATCTTACGTCGGCGCGAAATTTCTGTTCGGTGCTGTTGGCTGAACAGGCCGATTGTATCCCTGTGCTGACACGCTAA
- the argS gene encoding arginine--tRNA ligase, giving the protein MNLFADIKTLVLDKLTAMQDAGTLPDGLDFSNVTVEPPRDAAHGDMATNAAMVLAKPAKMKPRDIADALAGQLAEDPRIALAEVAGPGFLNLRLSNAVWQGLVSGVLADAGFGRSELGANQKINVEYVSANPTGPLHVGHTRGAVFGDALASLLDYAGYDVTREYYINDGGAQVDVLARSVYLRYLEAHGQEVAFEDGTYPGDYLIEVGQALKDKVGDRFVGKDESEWLEEIREFATERMLDLIREDLAALGVKMDVFFSEKSLYGTGKIEAALDDLDGKGLIYEGVLEPPKGKLPEDWEPREQTLFRSTVHGDDVDRPVKKSDGSWTYFAPDIAYHYDKITRGFDALIDVFGADHGGYVKRMKAAVSALSDGKTPLDVKLTQLVKLYKDGEPFKMSKRAGTFVTLRDVVDQVGPDVTRFVMLTRKNDAPLDFDFDKVLEQSKDNPVFYVQYAHARVHSVLRKAADLGVDVSDEAISKQDLAGLTDPAEIAVAKKLAEWPRLVEIAARTHEPHRVAFYLYELASEFHALWNRGNDQPELRFVQEGDLVTTSAKLVLPRAVAVVISSGLGILGVKPLEEMR; this is encoded by the coding sequence ATGAACCTGTTTGCCGATATCAAGACGCTTGTTCTGGACAAGCTGACCGCCATGCAAGACGCGGGAACCCTGCCCGACGGGCTGGATTTCTCGAATGTAACGGTGGAGCCGCCACGAGACGCGGCGCATGGTGATATGGCAACAAACGCGGCAATGGTACTGGCCAAGCCCGCGAAGATGAAGCCGCGCGACATTGCCGATGCCCTGGCTGGTCAGTTGGCTGAAGATCCGCGGATTGCGCTTGCCGAGGTCGCGGGGCCGGGTTTTCTGAACCTGCGGTTGTCCAATGCGGTCTGGCAGGGCCTGGTCAGCGGTGTGCTCGCGGATGCGGGCTTCGGTCGGTCCGAACTGGGCGCAAACCAGAAGATCAATGTCGAATACGTTTCGGCCAACCCGACGGGGCCGCTGCATGTCGGTCATACCCGTGGTGCGGTGTTCGGTGATGCGCTTGCATCCTTGCTGGATTACGCGGGCTATGACGTAACCCGCGAGTATTACATCAATGACGGCGGTGCACAGGTCGATGTCCTCGCGCGGTCGGTATATCTGCGGTACCTGGAAGCGCATGGGCAGGAGGTCGCGTTCGAGGACGGCACCTATCCGGGCGACTACCTGATCGAGGTAGGGCAGGCACTAAAGGACAAGGTCGGTGATCGGTTCGTCGGCAAAGATGAATCCGAGTGGCTGGAAGAGATCCGCGAATTCGCGACCGAGCGGATGCTGGACCTGATCCGCGAAGACCTGGCCGCGCTTGGGGTCAAGATGGATGTCTTCTTTTCCGAGAAGTCCCTTTACGGCACCGGCAAGATCGAAGCGGCGCTTGACGATCTCGACGGCAAGGGCCTGATCTATGAGGGGGTGTTGGAGCCCCCCAAAGGCAAGTTGCCCGAGGACTGGGAACCGCGAGAGCAGACATTGTTCCGCTCCACCGTACATGGCGACGATGTGGATCGCCCGGTGAAGAAGTCCGACGGAAGCTGGACATATTTCGCGCCCGACATTGCTTACCATTATGACAAGATCACACGCGGTTTCGATGCACTGATCGACGTCTTCGGTGCGGATCACGGTGGATACGTCAAGCGGATGAAAGCGGCTGTTTCGGCACTGTCCGATGGTAAGACGCCATTGGACGTCAAGCTGACGCAGTTGGTGAAACTCTACAAGGATGGCGAGCCGTTCAAGATGTCCAAGCGGGCAGGGACATTTGTTACCCTGCGTGACGTAGTCGATCAGGTGGGGCCGGATGTGACTCGCTTCGTGATGCTGACCCGCAAGAACGACGCGCCGCTCGATTTCGACTTCGACAAGGTGTTGGAGCAATCCAAGGACAACCCCGTCTTCTATGTCCAGTACGCGCATGCCAGGGTGCATTCCGTTCTGCGAAAAGCTGCCGATCTGGGCGTGGACGTGTCCGACGAGGCGATCAGCAAGCAGGATCTTGCTGGCCTGACGGACCCTGCCGAGATCGCGGTGGCGAAGAAACTTGCCGAATGGCCGCGTCTGGTCGAGATCGCGGCGCGCACCCATGAGCCGCATAGAGTGGCGTTTTACCTCTATGAATTGGCGTCCGAGTTCCACGCGCTGTGGAATCGTGGCAATGACCAGCCGGAGTTGCGCTTTGTCCAGGAGGGCGATTTGGTCACAACATCGGCAAAACTTGTTTTGCCACGGGCAGTTGCGGTTGTCATTTCCTCCGGTCTTGGTATCCTTGGGGTAAAGCCGCTGGAAGAGATGCGCTGA
- a CDS encoding deoxyguanosinetriphosphate triphosphohydrolase: MLKPYAAHPDATRGRLYPEEESAFRSCYQRDRDRIIHSSAFRRLKHKTQVFVEHEGDYFRTRLTHSIEVAQVARTISGALGLNDELTEAVALAHDLGHTPFGHTGEDALDEMMAPFGGFDHNAQTLRIVTWLERHYADFDGLNLTWDTLEGIAKHNGPVEGELPYALSEYNSRHDMELNTFASAEAQVAALSDDVAYNNHDLQDGLRAKLFTDKELLDLPLLQPAYADVDATYPDLDPIRRRHEALRRVFGYMVSDLIDHSRGIIEEAGPQSCDEIRNLGKPVIAFSPEMVDKINVIRKFLFSRMYRAPQVVVIRDDVTRQVKDLFGVYMRDPSLLPWRWHRVADSGLNQTERARLVADYIAGMTDRFALQEHRRHCGQG; the protein is encoded by the coding sequence ATGTTGAAACCCTATGCGGCGCATCCAGACGCCACGCGCGGACGGCTATACCCCGAAGAAGAAAGTGCATTCCGGTCGTGCTATCAGCGCGATAGGGACCGGATCATCCATTCCAGCGCCTTTCGTCGCCTTAAGCACAAGACACAGGTTTTCGTGGAACATGAGGGGGATTATTTCCGTACTCGCCTGACCCATTCGATTGAGGTCGCGCAAGTCGCCCGGACGATTTCCGGTGCGCTGGGATTGAATGACGAGCTGACCGAGGCCGTGGCGCTTGCCCATGATCTGGGGCACACCCCGTTCGGACATACGGGCGAGGACGCGCTGGACGAGATGATGGCGCCCTTCGGCGGGTTCGATCACAACGCGCAGACGCTGCGGATCGTGACGTGGCTGGAACGCCACTACGCCGATTTCGATGGGTTGAACCTGACATGGGATACGCTCGAAGGGATTGCCAAGCACAACGGACCGGTCGAGGGTGAGCTGCCCTACGCTTTGTCGGAATACAATTCCAGGCACGATATGGAACTGAACACCTTCGCCAGCGCCGAAGCGCAAGTTGCCGCGCTGTCCGATGATGTGGCCTATAACAACCACGATCTGCAGGACGGGCTGCGCGCGAAGCTGTTCACCGATAAGGAATTGCTGGACCTGCCACTGTTGCAACCCGCCTATGCCGACGTGGACGCGACGTATCCTGATCTGGATCCTATCCGCCGGCGACATGAGGCGCTGCGGCGTGTATTCGGATATATGGTGAGCGACCTGATCGACCACTCGCGCGGTATCATTGAAGAGGCTGGCCCGCAAAGCTGCGACGAGATTCGCAATCTGGGCAAGCCGGTGATCGCTTTCTCACCGGAGATGGTCGACAAGATCAACGTGATCCGCAAGTTCCTGTTCAGCCGCATGTATCGCGCGCCGCAGGTGGTGGTGATCCGCGACGACGTCACGCGTCAGGTGAAGGATCTGTTCGGCGTCTACATGCGTGATCCGAGCCTCCTGCCGTGGCGCTGGCATCGCGTGGCAGATAGCGGGCTCAACCAGACCGAACGGGCGCGTCTGGTCGCCGACTACATTGCGGGCATGACCGATCGCTTCGCACTTCAGGAACACCGACGCCATTGTGGCCAAGGTTAA
- a CDS encoding HesB/IscA family protein yields MSLPPKVTERAFARLKEINDTSDAPKALRVAVEGGGCSGFQYDIKLDEPSDDDLVLEGSGQKVVVDSISLPFLTNAVIDFTEELIGARFVIENPNASSSCGCGTSFAM; encoded by the coding sequence CTGTCGCTACCGCCCAAGGTTACCGAGCGCGCCTTCGCTCGCCTGAAAGAAATCAACGACACTTCCGATGCGCCAAAGGCGCTGCGCGTCGCAGTTGAAGGCGGCGGTTGTTCGGGCTTTCAGTATGACATCAAGCTCGACGAGCCATCCGACGACGACCTGGTGTTGGAAGGCAGCGGGCAGAAGGTTGTTGTGGACAGCATCTCCCTGCCGTTCCTGACCAACGCCGTCATCGACTTCACCGAAGAACTGATCGGCGCGAGATTTGTGATCGAGAATCCCAATGCCAGCAGTTCCTGCGGTTGCGGCACGTCCTTCGCGATGTAG
- a CDS encoding aminoglycoside phosphotransferase family protein, translated as MLSERMFDPYLKKWALLGDGEPLVTHTSRLLPVLKAGEPAMLKLCLTDEERRGSRLLEQWAGEGAARVFARDGLAVLMERATGQRDLANMARGGEDDVTCLVLCCVAQQLHNHRLAPSSFVPMNRWFRALRDVGAAEGGVFSEAAKLIDKLLEDQRDIHVLHGDLHHGNVLDFGARGWLAIDPKGLVGERAFEYVALFSNPDLVNPNVPAASDQTCFRRRVAIVAEAARLDRRRLLQWVFVGMGLSASWFVEENSPFATIPLTIAEFARVELNN; from the coding sequence ATGCTATCAGAGCGCATGTTTGATCCCTATCTGAAGAAATGGGCACTCTTGGGTGACGGGGAGCCGCTTGTCACACATACATCGCGATTGCTGCCCGTTCTGAAGGCTGGTGAACCCGCGATGTTGAAGTTGTGCCTGACCGATGAGGAGCGACGCGGGTCACGTCTGTTGGAACAATGGGCGGGCGAAGGGGCGGCGCGGGTATTCGCCAGAGATGGGTTGGCAGTGTTGATGGAGCGGGCCACCGGACAGCGAGACCTCGCAAATATGGCGCGAGGCGGCGAGGATGATGTAACCTGCCTTGTTCTGTGCTGTGTGGCGCAACAGCTTCACAATCATCGCCTTGCCCCAAGCTCCTTCGTGCCCATGAACCGTTGGTTTCGCGCACTACGGGACGTGGGCGCGGCGGAAGGTGGTGTGTTTTCAGAGGCTGCGAAATTGATCGACAAACTGCTTGAAGATCAGCGCGACATCCATGTGCTGCATGGCGATCTACACCACGGAAATGTGCTGGATTTTGGGGCGCGAGGTTGGTTGGCGATTGATCCCAAGGGGCTGGTCGGCGAGCGGGCGTTTGAATACGTCGCGCTGTTTTCAAACCCTGATCTCGTTAATCCGAACGTCCCGGCCGCGTCTGATCAAACTTGTTTCCGGCGCCGGGTTGCAATCGTGGCCGAAGCTGCGCGGTTGGATCGACGTCGTCTGTTGCAATGGGTGTTCGTCGGGATGGGGCTGTCGGCGTCATGGTTTGTCGAAGAAAATAGCCCGTTCGCAACGATTCCGCTGACCATAGCAGAATTCGCCCGGGTCGAGCTGAACAACTGA